tgtttttgaaatactGCTATGCTGAACAAATTGATAGAGCCGAATTTATCCAGCGTTTGAAAGAAGTTGAACCGAGTTTAAGTGACCTTTTGCGGGAGTTCTTTGACACTCGTTCTTTTATTTACAAATACATGTTGAAATCCGTCGAAAAATCAGGCTTTCATCTaacaattagaaaaatGTTAGAAAGCGACTATAAATTTTTGTATAGGGACAAATTGGCCACTGGAAATATTCCTGATCAAGGAAATTCAAACCAAATTCTTCAGTTGTATGACGCTGCTGTTCCTGCATACAGCAATTCTTCTACTTCACCAGCAAATTCACCGTTGAAGTTATCGTCTTTGTTGAACTCAGGAGAGGAATCGTACACTCAAGACGCATCTGAAAATGTTCCACGTCAGGATCGATCATCACAGCAAATAAAAAGACAGCAAGCTGCGCCTAGTCAAATAAGtggtaatgaaaataatatatacaaTTTGGGCACTTTAGAGGAGTTTGTTAGCAGTGGTGATTTAACTGACTTGTACCATACTCTTTGGAGTgataatatttcaaatcCCTTCTTATGAAAACGcaaagaaaggaagaagagcaTAACCGCTAAGAAGGATCATAGGAGGTGGGCAAGTAGAATTCAGGCATTGAATTCCCCCTCTACTCCCATTATTATACTGGTCATGTTTGATATGACCAATCGGCGTGCGTTTTATATACTTCTCTGTTATATTATAAGTGGGAATGGtttgaataattggatgattgttgggattccattgttactaaaggctataatattaggtatacagaatatactagaagttctcctcgaggatataggaatccacaaaagggaatcgatagttctacatagtgttattattttatcttcttttccttttatacgttgtcattcattatcctattacattatcaatccttgcatttcagcttccattagattggatggCTGtttcaatctttatgccatcctcttgcaccgcatattatgatataatactaaatagatgatattagaatttcattccaacatgAGTATATCAGGCAAAACCCTACttgcctaagatgaaccaaccaaacgtataaagacctgaacaattagtttagatccgagattccgTGCTTCCACCCTTTAGTTAGATTTAGGTCTTACatagattatataggataagtaacattctgtgaagCAAGCTGataataagtctgacaacaaCTTACTCTCTTGAACGGCTCAATATTGCCAATATATCTGGTATAACACGAGCCCGTAATACAACAATATCACATAAACAGAGGCAACTTGGCCGAGTGGTTAAGGCGAAAGATTAGAAATCTTTTGGGCTCTGCCCGCGCAGGTTCGAGTCCTGCAGTTGTCGTTTTTTTACATGATAAGAGTGTGCAAAGTCAATCCGAATACGCGGTAAAAGCATCACATTTGCTTTTAATTAAAAAGTTTGCGTAAAAATTTAACCTATTTTTTAATCACTATATTATGTGTTAAAGGTGCGTTATATGAGTTATATCGCTTAGCAGTAATTTCTCTCCTAACTCATTCACCCATGAAATATACCTCTCGCTTCGTTTTCTATGGGCTTGCTTCGATGGCGCATGGATCTAGTGCCACCCGGACGCTtgtaatgaaaaattttgagttTATGTCTTACCGAAAATTTTTACCGATGAGCATTGAAAAGTTACATTATTAAATTTGGTAGCGTAGGTAGCATTGATTATACGGAATATAGGATTTTAGTATAAAGAGCGTATTCCTTCTTCTATTTACATTCCCCTTTACGTTTTTGGGTGTATTGGTATATCTCTAGTATCGGCTACAcatatttcattgaaaatatggCCAAACAAAGGCAAACTACTAAATCGTCTAAGCGATATAGATATTCTTCCTTCAAGGCCAGGattgatgatttgaaaattgaaCCGGCTAggaatttggaaaaaagagTACATGATTATGTTGAATCATCGCATTTTCTTGCTTCCTTTGATCAgtggaaagaaattaatTTAAGTGCCAAATTCACGGACTTTGCAGCGGAAATCGAGCATGATGTTCAAACATTACCCCAAATACTATACCacgatgaaaaaattttcaattctttggTTTCATTTATTAACGTTCATGATgtgttttctttgcaacCGCTGTTGGATCTCTTAGCTCAATTTTGTCATGATTTAGGTCCAGattttctgaaattttatgaaaaagCTATCGAGACTTTAATAAACCTGTTAGATGCTGCTATAGAATTCGAGTCATCTAATGTTTTTGAGTGGGGTTTCAACTGTTTGGCTTACATCTTCAAGTACCTttcgaaatttttggttAAAAAACTGGTGCTGACATGTGATCTTTTAATTCCGTTATTATCTCATTCTAAGGAATACCTTTCAAGATTTTCGGCAGAAGCGCTATCTTTTTTAGTTAGAAAGGCTCCTGTTTCTAACTTGAGCGAATTTGTCAGGTCAgtctttggaaaattaGAAGGGGATGATGAGCAAACTAATCTTTACGAAGGGCTTCTGATATTGTTCACAGAATCTATGACATCAACGCAAGAAACACTGCACTCAAAAGCTAGGGTTATCATGAGTGTTCTTTTGCAAGAGGCTTTGACAAAAACATCTCCAGAAAGATCTGTTTCATTGCTATCAGATATTTGGATGAACATTAGTAAGTATGCCTCCATCGAAAGTTTACTTCCGGTCTATGAAGTTATGTATCAGGATTTTAACAATTCGCTTGATGCCACCAATCTCGATAGAATACTAAAAGTATTGACGACAATTGTCTTTTCGGAAAGTGGTAGAAAAATTCCTGATTGGAACAACATCATTATCCtaattgaaagaataatgagccaaaatgaaaatcgtgcttttctttcaccGGATAACGTGGCATTCTTATTTGCTTTGTTTATTCGTAACAGTGATGTGAAAACTCTAACTCAATTTCAccaaaaactttttaaCTACGTTTTAACAAATATTACCGACCATttccttgaattttttcaatttgcATTAAGACTAAGCTATGAAAGAGTAATTTCATTCAACGGGTTAAAATTCCTGCAACTATttttaaaggaaaattGGCAATCacaaggaaagaaaattgcacttttttttctagaaATAGATGATAGACCTGAACTGCAGAAGGTGTCGGAAGTAACTTTCCCAGAAgaatttattttatctatCAGAGATTATTTTGTCGCAGCAGAAATTAAAGATTCGAATGACCTTTTCGAAATATATTGGCGAGctataattttcaaatattcaaaattaCATTATATGGAAACTATTACCTCTTTGCTTGAAcgtattttttcaacttttaCATCCCCAGATAATTTTACGAAAGATACGGTTGGTACACTCCTaaaagtatattataaAGGGGACGATGCTTCAGGGaataatcttttgaagactATTTTGGATAATCACGAAAACTACAAAGAAAGTTTAAGCTTTGTAAGTGGATGGAACAAGTTAGTGAGTAACCTTCATCCTTCAGAAAGCGTAAAGGAACTAATATCACACTATCCAAGACTGCTTCTTAACTTGACAGATAATCTTGTGTTACCTGATGGAAAAATTCGTTACGAAACTTTCGAATTAATGAAGACATTAATGATTCTGCAGGGTATACAAATACCTGagcttctttcttcatGCATGATTATCGAGCAAATACCCCTTACACTACAAAATGCCAGAGACTTAACTATCAGAATTAAAAATGTTGGTGCtgaatttggaaaaactaAGACAGACAAATTAACATcctccttttttcttaaataCCTGTTTGGCCTTCTGACTGTTAGATTTTCTCCGGTTTGGACCGGTGTTTTTGATACTCTTCCTAATGTTTACACAAAAGATGAAGCCCTCGTGTGGGACCTTGTGTTATCATTCATTAAATGTCCTGATGAAAATCAGAAGTTAGATTACTACGAGCCTCTACTTGAAGATGGTACGGACACAATTCTGTGGGATTCTAGTGTGGTGAGGTTGAGAGACAATATTGATGCGTTCTCGCATGTTTGGTCAAAGTATTCTACTCAAAATACGAGCATCATATATACTACTATTGAAAGAAGGGGGAACATCATTTACCCAGTTTTGATCAGAAATCAGGCTTTAAAAGTCATGCTATCGATTCCTCAAGTTGCTGAAGGACACTTTGCCGATATTGCaccttttgtttttaacGATTTCAAGACTTacaaagatgaagaggataTGGAAAGTGAACGTGTTATTACTGGTTCATGGACGGAAGTTGATAGAAACGTATTTTTGAAGACCTTAAGCAAATTtaagaatataaaaaacGTTTACAATGCAATGGAATTGCACGATCATCTGATGGTCTTGTTGGGTAGTCGTAATACAGATGTTCAGAAGCTTGCGTTGGACGCACTTCTTGCTTACAAAAATCCAACGTTGAATAAGTATAGAGACAACCTGAGAAATCTATTAGATGACACCTTGTTCAAGGACGAAATTACAACTTTTTTAACAGAAAATGGGTCGCAGACTATCAAGGGCGAAGACGAAAAGGTGGTCATGCCTTATGTCCttagaattttctttggtcGAGCACAAGTCCCTCCAACTAGTggacaaaaaagaagccGCAAAATAGCTGTAATTTCTGTCTTGCCAAATTTTAAGGAGGCATATAttaatgattttttgaCTTTGGCTAGTGGAAGACTGGACtataattattttttcagcaacAATCATCAAATAAACAGCTCAAAGGCCACCTTAAAAACTATTAGACGGATGACTGGTTTCATTAATATTGTAAATTCTACTCTGGCTGTATtaagaacaaattttccatTGCATACTTCTTCAGTACTGCAACCATTAATCTACTCGATTGCTATGGCATACTATATCCTGGATACTGAGAGCACGGAAGAGGTGCATTTAAGGAAGATGGCCGGTAATTTGAGGCAACAAGGCCTAAAATGTTTAAGTAGtatctttgaatttgtcGGAAATGCGTTTAATTGGTCCACCTCTATGGATGATATTTACACTGTTGTAGTTAAGCCACGTATCCCACACTTCTCGgatgaaaatttacaaCAACCTTCTTCCTTACTACgagtttttctttattgggCACATAATCCCTCTCTGTACCCATTTTTATACTACGATGATTTCGCAGCTGCTAATGCATTGATGGACACCATATCAAACCAACATGTTAAGGAGACTGTTATTAGTCCGGTTATTGAAGCGGCGGATTCAATTATTAGAACGCCTACAAATGATGATCGTTACGTAGATTTGATCACTCTCATTTGCTCATCATGTCTGAAAATACTTCCTTCGCTATACGTCAAACTTTCTGACTCAAACTCAATCTCtgcatttttgaatttgttaGTTAGCATAGCTGAGTTGGGATTTATTCAAGATGATGGTGTTAGAAGTCATTTGATTATTTCACTAGCATCAATATTGAAAGGAAAGCTAAAGAAACTGCAGGAGAATGATAcccaaaaaattttgaaagtattAAAACTTATAATTTTCAACTATGATTGTTCTTGGAGTGATGTTAAAGACCTATATGCCACCATATCCTCTTTGTTGAAAACATTTGACGAGCGAAATCTTAGAGTTTCATTGACGGAGCTCTTTATGGAACTTGGCAGAAAAGTGCCTGAATTAGGAAATATTTCGAAATTGGTTACGGACTTAAATTCATACTCTTCATCGCGTTTACATGAGTATGATTTTCCCAgaattttatcttctttcaaagGGCTGATTGAAGGTGGCTATAAGTCTTATAGTGAGATGGAGTGGCTACCTCTATTGTTTACCTGTTTACACTTTATCAACGATAAGGAGGAACTTGCGTTAAGAACAAACGCATCACACACTATAATGAAGTTTATTGACTTCATTAACGAAAAGCCTAATCCTGTTGAAGCCACGAAATCAATTTCTATGCTAAAGGATATCCTACTGCCCAGTATAAGGGCTGGTCTCAGGGAGCCTCTAGAAGAAATCCAAAGCGAATATATATCAGTGCTGTCATATATGGTAAAAAACGCAAAGTATTTCACAGACTTAGAAGATATGACCATTTTACTGTACAATGGTGATGAAGAAGCGGATTTCTTTACAAATGTTAATCATATCCAACTTCATCGTCGTCAGAGAGCCATCAAAAGGTTAGGCGAACATGCTCACCAACTCAAAGATAACAGTATATCCCATTATTTAATTCCAATGATCGAACATTATGTATTTTCGGATGATGAAAGGTACAGAAATATTGGAAATGAAACGCAAATAGCCATCGGAGATTTGGCGCAGCATATGAGTTGGAATCAGTACAAAGCTCTTTTTAGAAGGTACATTTCTATGTTGAAAACCAAACCCAACCAGATGAAGCAAGCTGTACTATTAATTGTTCAACTTTCTGTTCCCCTTAGAGAAACTCTTCGCACCGTAAGAGATGGGGTTGAGTCAAAATTTACTTTGAGCAAATTTCCCTCCAACTTGGAGGAGCCCAGTAATTTTATTAAGAAAGAATTGTATCCGACACTTTCCAAAATTCTGGGCACAAGAGACGACGAAACTATCATTGAAAGAATGCCTATTGCGGAGGCATTAGtcaatattattttgggGCTCACAAATGATGATATTgccaattttcttcctaGTATTCTAACAAATATTTGTCAAGTTTTGAGAAGTAAATCCGAAGAATTGAGAGATGCTGTAAGAGCAACTTTGGGGAAAATCAGTATTATCCTAGGCGCTGAGTATCTTGTCTTTATGATAAAGGAATTAATGGCCACATTAAAACGTGGTTCTCAGATTCATGTATTAAGTTACACTGTTCACTACATATTAAAGAGTATGCAAGGAGTTTTAAAACACTCCGACTTGGATACTTCTTCCAGTATGATTGTTAAGATCATAATGGAGAATATTTTTGGGTCCgctggtgaagaaaaagactcTGAGAACTATCATACGAAGGTGAAAGAAATCAAGAGTAATAAAAGCTATGATGCTGGTGAACTTCTCGCTTCAAACATCAGCTTGACAGAGTTCGGGACGATGCTTTCTCCTGTGAAAGCTTTGTTGATGGTTAGAATTAATCTGagaaatcaaaacaaaCTGAGTGAGTTACTGAGACGATATTTATTAGGTCTGAATCATAATAGTGACTCTGAGTCAGAAGGTATCCTTAAGTTCTGCCATCAGCTTTTCCAAGAATCGGAAATGAATAATTGTCCTCCAAAGgcgaagaaaaatgtgAGAGCCCAAGTGGACGAAAAAGAAGACTTTTTCTTGGTAAATTTGGAGTCGAAATCTTATACCATAAACTCGTACAGTTTGCTTTTGAGCAGCACTTTACAAAAATTCGCTTTAGATTTACTCAGGAACGTAATAACCAGACATCGCTCCTTTTTGACCGTGTCGCACCTAGAGGGCtttattccatttttgagaGATTCGTTACtttctgaaaatgaagGCGTGGTAATCAGTACCCTACGTATTTTGATCACATTAATTAGGCTTGATTTTTCTGATGAATCTAGTGAAGTCTTCAAAAACTGTGCGAGAAAGGTACTAAATATTATCAAGGTTTCTCCCTCAACTTCGAGTGAACTATGCCAAATGGGTTTAAAGTTCCTTTCTGCTTTTATACGTCACACGGATTCAACGTTGAAGGATACTGCCTTGAGTTATGTTCTAGGAAGGATCTTGCCAGACTTGAATGAACCAAGCAGACAAGGCCTTGCCTTTAATTTCCTAAAAGCACTTGTTTCCAGGCATATCATGCTCCCAGAACTCTATGACATTGCGGATACTACCAGGGAAATTATGGTCACAAATCATTCGAAAGAAATTAGGGATGTGTCCAGGAGCGTCTACTATCAATTTTTAATGGAATATGACCAAAGTAAAGGTCGTTTAGAGAAACAGTTCAAGTTTATGGTGGACAATTTACAGTATCCTACCGAATCCGGCCGTCAATCAGTAATGGAATTGATCAACTTGATTATCACGAAAGCAAATCCTGCTTTACTATCGAAattatcatcatccttCTTTCTGGCACTAGTTaatgtttcttttaatgATGATGCGCCAAGATGCCGTGAAATGGCTTCAGTTTTGATTTCAACAATGCTTCCAAAGCTTGAAGATAAAGACCTtcaaattgttgaaaaatatatagCGGCTTGGCTGAAACAAGTTGACAATGcatcatttttgaatctcGGGTTGAGAACTTATAAggtttatttgaaaagtgttGGATTTGGACATACTATTGAGCTAGACGAGCTCGCAATCAAGCGTATAAGATACATTTTGACCGATACATCCGTAGGATCAGAACATGAGTGGGATCTGGTATACTCAGCTTTGAACACATTCTCGTCTTATATGGAAGCGACAGAGAGTGTTTACAAGCATGGTTTTAAAGATATATGGGATGGTATTATTACATGCCTTTTATATCCGCACTCATGGGTGCGTCAATCTGCGGCAAACCTTGTTCATCGACTAATAGGCAATAAGGATAAGCTTGAGGTGTCATTAaccaatgaagaaattcaaaacattGTAACAAGagttcttcatcaattggGTGCGCCTTCTATTCCGGAGAATCTTGCGAATGtttcaataaaaacattAGTTAATATCGGTATCCTATGGAAGGAGCAACACACACCGTTCATCATGGATGTATCGAAGCAAACTGGAGAAGATCCGAGATATGCTACTGCCATTGATTATATGGTAACTCGGATTGGTGGAATCATCAGGTCAGATGAACACCGTATGGATTCTTTTATGTCGAAGAAGGCGTGTATTCAACTATTGGCCCTACTAGTTCAAGTTCTggacgaagatgaagtaATTGCGGAGGGGGAAAGGATATTATTACCGTTATATGGTTACCTAGAAACATATTATTCAAGGGCAGTAgatgaagaacaagaagaactACGCACTCTTTCAAACGAATGTTTAAAAATACTTGAAAACAAATTGCCAGTATCCGAGTttacaaaaatatacaCTGCTGTCAAACAGACGGTATtagaaagaagaaaggaaagaagatctAAAAGAGCAATTTTGGCCATTAACGCTCCACAAATTTCCGCTGATAAAAAGTTGAGAAAGCATGCGAGATCCagagaaaagagaaagcatgaaaaggatgaaaatgGCTACTATCAAAGGCGTAACAAGAGGAAGAGGGTCTAGCTAGAATAATTTTTATAACGTGTACattaataaattaaaaatttaaGTTAATACCAAAGCTGGTAGTACGTCGCCTTTCCTATAAGTAAAAGCCCCAGATTGCTTAATAcaattttatctttttttattaataGTAATACTATACACTGTCTCTAATAAACGACGCTATTTATAAAACTGTTAGATAGAAGACACCAGTCTTCCTCATATGACTACTTTAAAACCCCAAATGACAAGAATGTTTGATTtgctttgttttctttcaactCAATTCTTACAGTTCTTGAGAAGCTTTGGTAGTCTTAGCAGACTTCTTTGGCAACAAGTTTTGGTGAATGTTTGGCAAAACACCACCTTGGGCGATGGTAACGTTACCCAATAGTTTGttcaattcatcatcatttcTGATGGCCAATTGTAAATGTCTTGGGATGATTCTGGTCTTTTTGTTATCTCTAGCAGCATTACCGGCCAATTCTAAAATTTCAGCGGCCAAATATTCTAAGACAGCAGTCAAGTAGACTGGAGCACCAGAACCGATTCTTTGGGCGTAGTTACCTCTTCTAAGCAATCTATGCACTCTACCGACTGGGAATGTTAAACCAGCCTTAGCAGATCTAGATTGAGAAGCTTTAGCAGCTGAACCAGCTTTGCCACCTTTACCACCGGACATTATATATTaaatttgttcttgttctgtACTTGTTTAACTTTCTTATGTAAAAAGACAAGAATGTTATGATAGTATCAAAAGATCATACAGGGAAAGCATCATACAGTCGAAACCAAGAGCGGAAACGAAACTCTGTTCGGAAGATACTTGAGACCCTAGAAAAAAGCATACATCTTCATCCCTTATATAGAGTTATGTTTACTATCAGTAGTCGTGTTGGAAGTTGTGGCCGAAGGTATaagcaataaaaatgaGTAGCGTGTCGCGTTTATGGCTCCAGCTCCATGTGTTCTCTAAAATTCGCATCACTTCGAGAAATAATGGGAACACCTTACGCGTGAGCTGTGCCCACCGCTTCGCCTGATGAAGCGGTGTTCTCAAAATTTCACCCCATTGTCAGGATCACGACCGCCATTTGGTTCTGGTAAATCGCGCTTATGAGAAtaacgaaaaagaaacaacgCGTAATGCAATAGTAGAAGACCTGTTGCCATATATAAGGTTATAGAATCAGTGGCCGTTCCTTGAGGATAACCCGTATACTtgaatttatatatattatattatagGTGTATAATTTTGCGTTAGCgtaatttttctgtttataTCTTTTTCGTATCTTAGAGTTTCCCTTATTcttgtttgatttttacTGATTCGTTTATACACAAACCAACAACTTACTATACAAATAATGTCTTCtgctgaaaagaaaccTGCTTCCAAAGCTCCAGCTGAAAAGAAACCAGCTGCCAAGAAAACATCGACTTCTGTCGATGGTAAGAAGAGATCCAAGGTTAGAAAGGAAACCTACTCCTCTTATATTTACAAAGTTTTGAAGCAAACTCACCCAGACACTGGTATTTCTCAAAAGTCTATGTCTATTTTAAATTCCTTCGTTAATgatatctttgaaagaatcGCTACTGAAGCTTCTAAATTGGCAGCTTATAACAAGAAGTCCACTATTTCTGCTAGAGAGATCCAAACTGCCGTTAGACTTATCCTACCTGGTGAATTGGCTAAACATGCTGTCTCTGAAGGTACTAGAGCTGTTACCAAGTACTCCTCCTCTACTCAAGCCTAAGCCATTTTCTTACGTATTGTGCTTTagtcatatttttttttattagtggcatttttgatatattgtAACATTAGGGTTCTGTTACTTGTCCAGATATGATTGGAAGGGTCTAGTCTATCAACCTCCTGAAGGGAGTTgtataaatgtatatataactttataaacaaaaaaattgggaaaaaaatttgtaaaCAGTTTTATTAAGTTGTTCCTTAAACTCTTCTAAATGATATATCCTATTTAGGTTTACTACACAAACATTCATTGAGAGATTTTCTTCAGAACGATATCGATCTTATCTTGAGCAGTTTGGTGCTTATCAGTTCTGGTCCCAACACGAATATCAGTATGCACTCTAACATACCCTTTCTCATGACCATGTTCATGGATTTCGCCAATCAAACCCATTACTTCATCCCAAGGTCCTTCAATTGTTGTACCAGCGCTGTGTAAAGTACTCTTTAATGGGCTTtctctgatttttttttcaatgagTGCAACAAAATCAGAAATACTAGCAGAGTCGGTGCCAATAGGGACCATACACACATCAgctaaacaaaaaattttaggcattttttaaaattatAGTCTACGTGTTCTCTAGATTATGATCACAACGGCAGTGACAAAAAAACTCAATCTCTTAATCTTTCCTTCCGACATATGTCAATGAATCATCGTTAATGatattctttgtttttcacG
The nucleotide sequence above comes from Saccharomyces paradoxus chromosome II, complete sequence. Encoded proteins:
- the UTP20 gene encoding Utp20p (Component of the small-subunit (SSU) processome~similar to YBL004W), which produces MAKQRQTTKSSKRYRYSSFKARIDDLKIEPARNLEKRVHDYVESSHFLASFDQWKEINLSAKFTDFAAEIEHDVQTLPQILYHDEKIFNSLVSFINVHDVFSLQPLLDLLAQFCHDLGPDFLKFYEKAIETLINLLDAAIEFESSNVFEWGFNCLAYIFKYLSKFLVKKLVLTCDLLIPLLSHSKEYLSRFSAEALSFLVRKAPVSNLSEFVRSVFGKLEGDDEQTNLYEGLLILFTESMTSTQETLHSKARVIMSVLLQEALTKTSPERSVSLLSDIWMNISKYASIESLLPVYEVMYQDFNNSLDATNLDRILKVLTTIVFSESGRKIPDWNNIIILIERIMSQNENRAFLSPDNVAFLFALFIRNSDVKTLTQFHQKLFNYVLTNITDHFLEFFQFALRLSYERVISFNGLKFLQLFLKENWQSQGKKIALFFLEIDDRPELQKVSEVTFPEEFILSIRDYFVAAEIKDSNDLFEIYWRAIIFKYSKLHYMETITSLLERIFSTFTSPDNFTKDTVGTLLKVYYKGDDASGNNLLKTILDNHENYKESLSFVSGWNKLVSNLHPSESVKELISHYPRLLLNLTDNLVLPDGKIRYETFELMKTLMILQGIQIPELLSSCMIIEQIPLTLQNARDLTIRIKNVGAEFGKTKTDKLTSSFFLKYLFGLLTVRFSPVWTGVFDTLPNVYTKDEALVWDLVLSFIKCPDENQKLDYYEPLLEDGTDTILWDSSVVRLRDNIDAFSHVWSKYSTQNTSIIYTTIERRGNIIYPVLIRNQALKVMLSIPQVAEGHFADIAPFVFNDFKTYKDEEDMESERVITGSWTEVDRNVFLKTLSKFKNIKNVYNAMELHDHLMVLLGSRNTDVQKLALDALLAYKNPTLNKYRDNLRNLLDDTLFKDEITTFLTENGSQTIKGEDEKVVMPYVLRIFFGRAQVPPTSGQKRSRKIAVISVLPNFKEAYINDFLTLASGRLDYNYFFSNNHQINSSKATLKTIRRMTGFINIVNSTLAVLRTNFPLHTSSVLQPLIYSIAMAYYILDTESTEEVHLRKMAGNLRQQGLKCLSSIFEFVGNAFNWSTSMDDIYTVVVKPRIPHFSDENLQQPSSLLRVFLYWAHNPSLYPFLYYDDFAAANALMDTISNQHVKETVISPVIEAADSIIRTPTNDDRYVDLITLICSSCLKILPSLYVKLSDSNSISAFLNLLVSIAELGFIQDDGVRSHLIISLASILKGKLKKLQENDTQKILKVLKLIIFNYDCSWSDVKDLYATISSLLKTFDERNLRVSLTELFMELGRKVPELGNISKLVTDLNSYSSSRLHEYDFPRILSSFKGLIEGGYKSYSEMEWLPLLFTCLHFINDKEELALRTNASHTIMKFIDFINEKPNPVEATKSISMLKDILLPSIRAGLREPLEEIQSEYISVLSYMVKNAKYFTDLEDMTILLYNGDEEADFFTNVNHIQLHRRQRAIKRLGEHAHQLKDNSISHYLIPMIEHYVFSDDERYRNIGNETQIAIGDLAQHMSWNQYKALFRRYISMLKTKPNQMKQAVLLIVQLSVPLRETLRTVRDGVESKFTLSKFPSNLEEPSNFIKKELYPTLSKILGTRDDETIIERMPIAEALVNIILGLTNDDIANFLPSILTNICQVLRSKSEELRDAVRATLGKISIILGAEYLVFMIKELMATLKRGSQIHVLSYTVHYILKSMQGVLKHSDLDTSSSMIVKIIMENIFGSAGEEKDSENYHTKVKEIKSNKSYDAGELLASNISLTEFGTMLSPVKALLMVRINLRNQNKLSELLRRYLLGLNHNSDSESEGILKFCHQLFQESEMNNCPPKAKKNVRAQVDEKEDFFLVNLESKSYTINSYSLLLSSTLQKFALDLLRNVITRHRSFLTVSHLEGFIPFLRDSLLSENEGVVISTLRILITLIRLDFSDESSEVFKNCARKVLNIIKVSPSTSSELCQMGLKFLSAFIRHTDSTLKDTALSYVLGRILPDLNEPSRQGLAFNFLKALVSRHIMLPELYDIADTTREIMVTNHSKEIRDVSRSVYYQFLMEYDQSKGRLEKQFKFMVDNLQYPTESGRQSVMELINLIITKANPALLSKLSSSFFLALVNVSFNDDAPRCREMASVLISTMLPKLEDKDLQIVEKYIAAWLKQVDNASFLNLGLRTYKVYLKSVGFGHTIELDELAIKRIRYILTDTSVGSEHEWDLVYSALNTFSSYMEATESVYKHGFKDIWDGIITCLLYPHSWVRQSAANLVHRLIGNKDKLEVSLTNEEIQNIVTRVLHQLGAPSIPENLANVSIKTLVNIGILWKEQHTPFIMDVSKQTGEDPRYATAIDYMVTRIGGIIRSDEHRMDSFMSKKACIQLLALLVQVLDEDEVIAEGERILLPLYGYLETYYSRAVDEEQEELRTLSNECLKILENKLPVSEFTKIYTAVKQTVLERRKERRSKRAILAINAPQISADKKLRKHARSREKRKHEKDENGYYQRRNKRKRV
- the HTA2 gene encoding histone H2A (Histone H2A~similar to YBL003C), with the protein product MSGGKGGKAGSAAKASQSRSAKAGLTFPVGRVHRLLRRGNYAQRIGSGAPVYLTAVLEYLAAEILELAGNAARDNKKTRIIPRHLQLAIRNDDELNKLLGNVTIAQGGVLPNIHQNLLPKKSAKTTKASQEL
- the HTB2 gene encoding histone H2B (Histone H2B~similar to YBL002W), translating into MSSAEKKPASKAPAEKKPAAKKTSTSVDGKKRSKVRKETYSSYIYKVLKQTHPDTGISQKSMSILNSFVNDIFERIATEASKLAAYNKKSTISAREIQTAVRLILPGELAKHAVSEGTRAVTKYSSSTQA
- the ECM15 gene encoding Ecm15p (similar to YBL001C); translation: MPKIFCLADVCMVPIGTDSASISDFVALIEKKIRESPLKSTLHSAGTTIEGPWDEVMGLIGEIHEHGHEKGYVRVHTDIRVGTRTDKHQTAQDKIDIVLKKISQ